In the Marinobacter sp. Arc7-DN-1 genome, TTACTGGAACAATCACAACAGCTGGCAGCACCCATTAAGTCCGCCAGCGGTCGCGATGACGCCGCCTGTTTTCATTTTCTCATGCAATGCCAACAGGCGCTGATCGGATGCTGGCATATGACCCATCCGCCCGCCGCCGCGCGCAAGGCCATGGAACAACCGCCGTTAACGGTATTCAAAATGGCGTTCGAGCCGACGCTGCGGAGCCATCTTCGGGCACTGACCTGTGCTTTTGTGGCCCAGCCATGAGCTGAGCCCAGGTTTTCGAGCACAAGTCAGCAAGATCAGCAATACTTCCGGGCCCTTTGCTTCAGCATATACGGGGCAGCTGTTCGCCGGAGAGTCTGTCGATGACCCGGCTGGCGCCAATCATACTGGAAGCCGTAACCAAGCCGGCGGCCCCTTGCACAAAATGGCCGATTTCAACGGCCGCCTCGCTCACCGGGTACCTCCGGAGCACATCCACTGCCCGGGCAACATCCGGTTCAGCCACGACGGCGATAAAGCGGCCTTCGTTGGCCACATGCAGTGGGTCCAGCCCCAGCAGCTCGCAAAAGGCAGACACATCTTCGCGAACCGGGATATCGGCCTCACGGATCTCCGCTGCCACCCCGGCACTTTCCGAGACTTCCACCAACGCACTGGCCAGGCCTCCGCGGGTAAGGTCACGAAGGCAATGCACATCCACCCCCGCTTCCAGCAACGCCAGGACCGGCGGCGCGACCGAAGCGCAGTCGCTCTCAATCGCCGATTCCAGGTCAAGCTTCTCCCGCGCAGTCATCACTGCGACGCCGTGGCGTCCAAGGTCGCCACTGAGCAGAATCCGGTCGCCAGGCCGCACCCGGGCAGGCGCCACCGGCTGTGGCGCCACAACTCGCCCGACTCCGGCGGTGTTGATGTACAAACCATCCGCCTTGCCGCGTTCCACCACCTTGAGGTCGCCGGTCACGATTTGCACGCCAGCTTCGAGGGCTGCGGCAGCCATGGAATCGACAACCCGGCGCAACGTAGCCAGCGGCAAACCCTCTTCGAGAATAAAACCGGCACTCAGGTATTGCGGCCTGGCCCCGCACATGGCGAGGTCGTTGACCGTGCCATGCACCGCCATAGTACCGATATCAGAACCCGGAAAGAACAGCGGCCGCACCACGTAGGAGTCCGTCGTGAACGCCATGGCACCGGGCATATCGACCACGGCGCCGTCGTGTTGCCGTGCCAGCCAGGGATTATCAAACGCCGGACGAAAAATACCATCAAGCAACTGGGCCATGGCCCGGCCGCCACCACCGTGGGCTATTTTCACCACCTCATGGTCATCGTTCATCGGCGGGCAATGATTGTCGCAGCTGTCACTCACGCGCTGAACCTCCGGTCGGTCGTCGGTAACGATAATAGGCGGCGCAGGCGCCTTCCTCGGACACCATCGTCACGCCGAGGGGGCGTTCCGGAGTGCAGCGGGAGCCGAAGGCGGGGCATTGGTCCGGGCGGATTTCGCCCCGCAGCACTGCCCCACTGAGGCAGTCACCCCGCATCTCAGCCTCGCCGTTCACTGCGCCGAAACGGGTTTCTGCGTCGTAGGATCGGTAGGCGGGTGACAACCCAAGACCACTGTCAGGTATGTCTCCCATGCCCCGCCATTGCCTGGGCACCACCTGGAAGACCGCCTGCATTACCTGCTGGGCCATGGCGTTCCCCGGGCGGCGGACGGCCCGGCTGTACTGGTTTTCAACACAGCTCTCACCCTGCTCCAGCTGACGCACGCAGCGGTAGACTCCCTCCAGGATATCCAGCGGTTCAAAGCCGGTCACCACAATGGGCACGCCGTGCTTACGGGCAATGGGTTCATACTCTTCATACCCGGTGATCGTGCAGACATGGCCGGCCGCCAGGAACCCCTGAACCCGGTTGCCCGGGCGCTCCAGCAAGGCGCGAATCGCCGGTGGCACCAGCACTTGCGAGACCAGCACCGAGAAATTCCCGAGCCCCTCCCGCTGGGCCTGATAGACCGCCATGGCATTGGCCGGGGCTGTGGTTTCAAATCCGACGGCAAAAAAAACCACTTCATGCCTCGGATTCTGCCGGGCCACCGTCAGCGCCTCGAGCGGCGAATACACCACCCGGACATCCGCGCCCCGCGCCCTGGCAGCGGACAGGTCCGATTGGGTCCCGGGCACTCGCAGCATATCGCCGAAAGTACATAGGATGACCCGTGGAAGCGCGGCGATTTCGAGGGCTTTGTCAATGTAGGCGATGGGAGTCACACACACCGGGCACCCCGGACCATGGATCAGGGAGATTGCTTCCGGCAGCAACTGATCGATCCCGAAGCGAACGATGGCGTGGGTCTGCCCCCCACATACCTCCATGAGAGTCCAGGGACGGGTGGTGATGCGGGCAATGGCATCGGCATACCCCCGGGCAGCATCGGGCGCGCGATATTCGTCACGGTACTTCATTGCGGCACCGGCCTTCCTGGCTCCAGCTCGTCCGCCTCCTGCTCCAGGGTCTCGAGGCACTCGAGGTAATGGAAAACGCGCTCGGCTTCATGCGGGTCCACAATGGTAATGGCAAACCCCACATGCACCAGCACATAGTCCTGCTCTCGTACATCGGGCACGTAGGCCAGATTGACCGGCTTGACGATGCCACCAAAATCGACGCGCCCCTGACGGGTGAGTGGATCGTCGCCCTCAATGCTGATCACGCGTCCCGGCACGGCCAGACACATGCCCCCTCCCTGCCCCAAAGAGCGCCGGCCGCCCAGGCCAGCTGACCCACCGCCAGACCGCCATCATTGGGCGGCAGCCGGCACGGCCAGAACACCTGAAATCCGGCCCCCTCAAGGGCTGTTATGGTCAATTCCAGCAGGCAGGCGTTCTGGAAACAGCCGCCAGCCAACACAACTCTCGACAGTTTAGCCTGTTTCGCCACTGCCACAATGGCGTTGACCAGCCCCTGATGGAAGCCCGCCGCAATCCCGGATACCGGCTTCCCCCTCCGAAGGTCTTCCAACAATGCGTAAACCGCCGGCGCCCAATCAACCTGCCAGGGCCGGTCGGCTTCCGGCACCGACAGCTCGAACCGGTAGGGAGATGCAGTGTCAGTGCGATCCAGGGCTGCCTCCAGCTCGCCCGCTGCCTGCCCCTCGTAACTGGCCTGCAGGCAGATGCCAGTCAGCGCGGCTACGGCGTCAAAAAGCCGGCCCACACTTGAGGTTTCCGGCGCGTTCAAGCCGGCCTTGAGCGATTGAATCAACAGCTTTCTTTCCGCTTTGGAAAAGCTGTTCACCGGGGCCAGTGCCTGACACTCCATGACCTGCGCCCCCATCAAGGCATACAGCAGCCCGAAGGCCGAACGGCGGGGTTCTCGCATGGCCGCCTCGCCACCTGGCAGCCGGAATCGCCGCAGATGCGCCACGCGCTCGTAACCTTGTGAGTCCAGGCGCAGGAATTCTCCGCCCCACAAGGTCTGATCGTCGCCAACACCACTGCCATCCCACGCCACCCCAAGCACCGGCTCATTGACCCCGTGCTCAGCCATCACGGCCGCTATGTGGGCCACATGATGCTGGACAGCGCATTGTTCCTCACCACGGGCCTGGGCGTAGCGCGTTGTGTAATAGTCCGGGTGGCCATCGTGCGCCCAGTGCCGGGGAATGGTGGCAAACAGTTGCTGCAGATTATCCGTGGTGCGATCGAGCTCTTTCCGGCTCAGGATGCTGTCCATATCGCCCAGGTGCTGGCTCAACACTACGCCGGCGCGGGTGCTCATGGCCACGGTGGTTTTCAGGTGGCCTCCGGTGGCGCCCCGGCCGGGAGGCACCTGGATGGGCAGGGCCAGGTTCGGGGAGTAGCCACGTGCACGGCGAAGCAACTGCGTACGCCCCGCCACCACCCGGGCCACGGAATCATCCAGTGGTCGTAAAATGGGGCGATCGTGAACCAGAAATCCGTCCGCCAGGTCACCCAGGCGCACCAGGGCTTCCTCGTTGTCGATGGCAATCGGTTCGCCACTGCGGTTACCGCTGGTGGCAACAACGGGAAACCCCAGATCACCAAGCAGCAGATCGTGTAACGGGGTGCAAGGCAGCATCACGCCCAGATCCGCCCTGCCCGGAGCGAGGTTGGCCGCCAGATCATGGTTGCGCGCATGGAGCAGGACAATGGGCCGCTCGGCCCCCATGAGCAACAGGCTTTCGGGCCCGGAGACCGGGCACATCTGCCGCAAAGATGCCAGTGAACCAAACATGACTGCCAGCGGCTTTCGGGGCCGCCCTTTTCGTGCGCGTAACGTCTGCACCGAGTGACTATTGCGGGCATCTGCAAGCAGCTGAAACCCGCCCAGCCCTTTAAGCGCGATGATGCCACCTGCCCTCAGCCGCCTGACCGCCTCGGACAAGGCGGCCTCGCCTTCCGCCAGCACGCAGCCATCACCTTGGCAAAATGCGACACGCGGACCGCATTCCGGACAGGCATTGGGCTCGGCATGAAAGCGCCGACTCTCCGGATTACGGTATTCCGCCAGACAACGCGGGCACATTTGAAAGTACCTCATCGCCGTGCGTTCGCGATCGTAAGGCAAACCCTCGATCAGGCTGTAGCGGGGACCGCAGTAAGTGCAGCTGATGAAGGGATACCGGTAACGCCGATTATCGGGATCGTGCAGCTCCCCGGTGCACTGACCGCAGGGCGCCAAATCCGCAGGTAAACGTGTGGTGGCAGCGCCCCGCTCCTCACTCTCGCGTACGCGGAACGCCTGAAACGCCGCAGGCCTGGCCAGCGGTTCCGCACACACCGCCTCCACGCACGCATGCACCGGAGCCTGTTGCTTGAGCGCATCCACCAGGTTCTGCAACGCCTCGGGACGACCCTCAGCCTCAATGATCACGCCCTCCGGGGTATTGCCAACCCACCCCGTCAGCCCCAACCCTGTCGCCAGGCGATAGACAAAAGGCCGAAACCCCACGCCCTGAACCACGCCATAAACACGAACACGCCAACGAACTGGCGAGGGCTCCGCCCGGCATCTGTCATTCATGGGCCCGACCCATCCTCCGTTTCCAGCTCCAGGCTCTGCAACAGCACATCCTGGGCATTGGGGTGATTGATGTCATCAGACGTTTCAATCCGGAGGTGGGCCTGGTCCGCGCAGGTACCGGCTGCCTCCTGACGGAAGTGATCGGTGAAATGTTCCGGCGACATATGGCACAGCGCGCCTAGCCATACCGCAACCTCCACCACCCGTTCGGCCTCTTCGTCCGCGCAAAGCTTCTCCACCCTGTGAATCAGGTTCCTGACCAGCGCCGTTTCATGCATCATCGCTCTCCTGAATCCTGCATCCTGTGTCCTTTTCGATGGCATCAATCACCGCCTGAGTCACCCCGGGAATGGTGTCCGCAACCGGTTTTGACAGCCCGTCGCCCGCTTCGAAGCTGGCCGCCTCCACCGCAAACACCCGGCATACCGGAGGCAGCACATCGAGCGCGCGCGCCAGCTCAATCGCTTCAGACAGCCCCAGCGCATGGGACGAAAACGCGCCTCCCAGGGCTGGCAGCGGCGCGGCGCTGGCGTCGAACACCCGGAGGTGCCCCGGCTCCAGCCCCATGACAGCGGCATCGACCAGGTACACCGCTTCGGCGCCAGTCATCAGGTCCACCAGTCCGGCCACTTCGCCGCTGTGCTCAACCACGTCGACAGTTTCCGGCAAACGGTCATCAAGGGCATCCATCACCAGCGGTCCGAGGGCATCATCCCCCCGACCCCGGTTGCCGATACCAACAACCCTGATGGGCCGGGAAACATCACTCATGGCGGACATCCAGTTTGAGAAAGTGCGTTGCACAGGAGATGCAGGGATCGTAGTTGCGGATGGTCTGCTCACAGCGTTCACGCAGGGTATCGGCCGGCAAATCGAGCCAGCCGCCAACCAGCTCTTGCAGGTCGGCCTCAATGCTGGGCTGGTTCTGTGCCGTGGGCGGCACAATCTGCGCCTCGAGGATGGCACCGTTTTCATCAAGCCGGTAACGGTGAAACAGCAGACCGCGTGGGGCCTCGGTGCAACCGAAGCCTTCCGAGAGCCTCGGCTCGGCCGGTTCGAACGGTCGCTCAGGTTCCTGGTATCCGGCAATCACACGCAGAGCCTCATCACAGGCATACACAACCTCGACGCTGCGCACCACAATGCTCTGGAACGGGTTGTTGCAAGTAACACCCAAACCAGCTTCTTTGGCCGCCTCCCGGGCCAGTGGCGAGAGCTGGCCAAAATTGAGACTGTAGCGCGCCAGCGGCCCGACCAGATAACAGTCATGCTCACGCAAGTGCGAGTGCAGCGCCGTAGAGCGCTGCACGTGGGACTCCACAAAGTGGCGATTGTAATCCGCTACGGCGATATCCAGCCCACGATTGGACATAATACGCCCGACGTTCATGGCGTACTCGTCCGGATGGTGCAGTGCGACCAGGTGGTAGTCCCGCCCGGCCTCCGGCATGTCCAGCCCGGCCGTCCAGCGCACGGTTGCCAGGGCGTCCTCCCGGGCCTGTTTCAGGGTGTCGGCCAGCGGCTCCAGTTCCTTGCGGGTCGGCGTTCGATAGAATCCGCCCACTCGCACATTGATGGGATGGATTTCCCGACCGCCCAACAGCGTCATGATGGCATTGCCCGCTTTCTTCAGGGACAGCCCCCGTTTGACGATGTCGGGATAATCCCGGGCCATGTCCACCGCCCCGGCGTACCCCAGGAAATCCGGGGCGTGCAGCATGTAAATGTGGAGGGCGTGGCTTTCGATCCACTCCCCGCAGTACAGCAACCGGCGCAATGCCCGCAGCGGCCCCTCCACCTCGATACCAAGCGCGTTCTCCATCGCATGGACAGCGCTCATCTGATAGGCCACCGGGCAGATACCACAGATGCGGGCGGTCACATCGGGCGCCTCTGAAAAGTCGCGCCCACGCAGGAATGCCTCGAAAAAACGCGGGGGCTCAAAAATACGCAGTTCCGCATCGCTCACCTGGCCGTCCCGGACCGTCACCTTCAGGGCACCTTCGCCCTCGACCCGCGCCAGGTAATCCACCTTGATGGTCTTACGGCTCATGACGTTCGCTCTCCTCACGGAACGGGCCGGCCCAGGCGTTGAAAGTCCGGTAAAAGCGCAACCGCTCGGCCCGGCCCATGCCCAACTGATCCAGTCGCTCACTCAGCGCAGGCGCGTTGGGATTTTCGTTGGGCCCATAGCAACCGTAACAACCCCGATTATAGGACGGACACAAGGCATTGCAGCCGCTGTGGGTCATCGGCCCCAGACAGGGCGTTCCGTGGGCCACCATCACACAGACATTGCCCCTGAGCTTGCAGTCCAGACACACGCTATGGGCCGGCGTGACCGGTCGTCGCCCGCACAGAAACGCCGACACCACCTCCAGTAACTGCTGTTTGCTGATGGGGCAGCCACGCAATTCAAAATCCACGGCCACGTGGTCGGTGATCGGTGTGGAGGTGGACAGGGTTTCAATGTACTCCGGGTGGGCGTAGACAGCCGCCATGAAATCATCAATATCGGCGAAATTACGCAACGCCTGAATGCCGCCAGCCGTGGCGCAGGCACCGATGGTCACCAGCGTTCGCGAGCGCCGGCGCACGCTCTGGATACGCTCGGCATCGTGGGCGGTGGTGATGGATCCCTCCACCAGGGACAGATCGTAAATACCGCGAATACTGCCGCGGGTGGCCTCCGGGAAATAGGCGATATCGACTGCCCCGGCGACCTGCAGCAATTCATCCTCACAATCCAGCAAGCTCAGTTGGCAGCCATCGCACGACGCAAACTTCCAGACGCCAAGGCGTGGCTTGTGATCCGGGCGCGCCATGTCAAAACTCCTTGAGGTTCAGTAATCCGCGGACCCGATCAAACGACAGCACCGGACCGTCCTTACAGACAAACGTCGCTCCAAACTGGCAATGGCCACAATGCCCGAGCGCGCATTTCATGTTTCGCTCCATGGACAGATAAATCGCCCCATCCTCAACACCGGCACCCCGCAGCGCGTTGACCGTGAAGCGCATCATGATTTCCGGGCCACACACCATCGCCAGGGTGTCTTCAGGGTCGAAGCCCAGCGTCGGCACCAGAGCCGGAACCACACCGACCATGCCCTGCCAGTCACTGTCGGCGTGGTCCACAGTAATATAGACTTCAATATCCGGACGCTTGCTCCATGCCTCCAGTTGAGCGGAATAGAGGATATCGCCGGGACTGCGTGTACCGTAAAGCAGGATAACCCGACCGTACCTCTCCCGATGGCGCAACACGTGATAAATGGCCGGTCGCAAGGGTGCCAATCCCAGCCCGCCGGCCACAATCAGCAAATCCGCACCCTCGCCTTCCGTTATCGGCCATCCGACACCGAACGGGCCACGCAGGCCAACGGTGTCCCTCGGTTTCAGGGCCGCCAGCTTCCTGGAGACCGGGCCCACCGCCCGCACGGTATGAACCAGCGTCTCTGTCTGTCCGGTGTCACCACTCAGGCTGATGGGCACCTCGCCCACACCGAACACATAGAGCATATTGAACTGGCCCGGCAAACAGGGCCGGTTGCCGGCCGGTCCCGGCTCCAGTTCCAGTGTCCAGATGGTTTCCAGTTCCTGCTGTCGGCGCAGAACCCGAACCGGTTCGGGTACCATCAGATCGTCTGAAATCACTCGGGCTGCTCCGGAGTACCATAAACATCCAGAACCTGCATTTGTGTCGCGTGAAGCCGACTGGTCAGAATCGGCAGCAATCGTTTCAGGACTTCGTAGCCCAGAGCCGGATCATCATCGCACTTCTTCCTCAGGCAGTGGGCGTCCATCGCGATGGCACGGGTCAGCGTGATGGCGCGTGCATCGTAGGCCCAGTGATAGGGGGGCAGAACCCAGGACACCCCCGCCAGGTCGCCTTCATGGAGCGTCTGAAAACAGACCGACGGTTTTCCCGGCACCGCGATTTCCAGAGCCACCTGACCATAGCGGATGAGGTGCAGGTGATCGGCGTCTGTGCCTTCGCGAAACAGGTATTCCCCCGGATTGAACCGAACATTGCGGGCACACCCGCTGACCAGATTGCAGAAATCGCTATCCAGATCCTTGAAGAACGGATGCTCGCACACGATCCGGGCAATGTTTTTCATTGCCTTTCTCCCGATGAAACATCATCGTGAATGGCGCGAACCTCCTCCGTGATATCGATGCCCACCGGGCACCAGGTGATGCAGCGACCGCAACCGACACAGCCTGAGGTGCCGAACTGATCCACCCAGGTAGCGAGTTTGTGGGTCATCCACTGACGGTAGCGGGACCGGGTCGAGTTGCGAACACTGCCGCCGTGAATATAGGAAAAATCCGACGTGAAACACGAGTCCCAGCGCCGGCTGCGTTCCGCGCTGGCGCCTTCCAGATCCGAGGTGTCTTCAACCGTGGTGCAGAAGCACGTCGGGCAAACCATGGTGCAGTTCGCGCAGCTCAAACACCGGTCGGCAACGTCGGCCCAGCGCGGATGCTCCAGATTATCCATCAGTAAGGCGGGGATGGCGGTTTGCGGCATACTCCGGCCCATCTGACTGCGGGTTTTCTCCACCACAGCGGTGGCGGCGGCCTGGTGGGCATCTGTCGCGGGTTTGCGGGGCAATTCGGCGAGAATCGCCGCCCCCTGTTCGGAGCCCGACCGGATAAGGAAAAGGTGGCTGTCGTCGCCCAGAAGCTCGGTGAGGGCAAGATCGTACCCGTCCCTGACGTCGGGCCCGGTATCCATGGAGTCACAGAAACAGGTGCCGCCAGCCTCTGAGCAGTTGATCGCCACCATAAAAGCCTGCTCCCGACGTGACCGGTAATGAGGGTCGGCATAGTCGTCCCCCAGCAACACACGATCCTGGATGCCGATCGCCGCCAGCTCACAGGCGCGCACCCCGAAGAACGCATATCGAGGCGGATCATCCCGGGCAGGAACAAAGCGGAGTTCGCCGCCGTTGCGAGTCGCCTGCCACAAGGACACCTTCGGTGGGTGAAGAAAACGTTTCCAGCTATGGGGCCCCACGGCATAACCGAACAACGCCTCATCCGAACGCCGCTTCAACCGGTAGTGACCACCATCCTGCTCATCCGTCCAACCGGCGGGAAGCTCCCCGGTACGGGCGAGCTCATCGTACACAATGGCCTGGTCCCGAACGGTTGGCCCAAAAACCGTATACCCGCGCTCAGCCAATGCATCCAGCAAACACTGCAAGCCGTCCCGCGTGATGACAGAGGCATCGTCAAAGTTGTCCATGAGGAGACCTTCCGTGATTGGCAATCAGAAAATAAGGAATCAACTGATTGCTCACGACAAGCTTTAGCAAGTCCAGGGATTTTGTCAAAGGTGGAATGGGGGGTGGGTAAAGTGACTGAAATTCTTTGCGTTGGCGATAACTCATGCGCGCGGCCTGACCGGTTGCCTTGCGTTGATTTCTTGTGACCTTGTGGGGGCTCTGCTAGCTTGAAACTAGAAGTTGTCGAACAACAACGATTACTCAAGCCGTAGTTCAAGGCCATTCAAGGAGAGTGTTATGCAAGACCTCAAAGGCAAGGTTGCCATCGTCACCGGTGCCTCTCGCGGCATCGGTCGGCACATAGCCCTTCAGCTCGCCCAGCGCGGCGCCGACGTCGCCATCAACTACCGCTCGCGTCAGCCCGAGGCAGACGAGGTCGTCAAGGAAATTGAGGCGACCGGTGTCCGGGCGCTGGCCATCCAGGCTGATCTTTCCCAGATGCCCGCGGCCCGGAGCCTGATACGTCAGGTCCATGACCAGTGGGGGCGCATCGACATCCTGGTGAACAACGCCGGCATCACCAAAGACAAGTCCATGAAGAAGCTCACCGACGATGACTGGAACGACGTCCTCGATACCAACCTGGGAAGCGTCTACGCAACCTGCTCCGAAGTACTGAACATCATGATGGACCAGAAGTACGGTCGCATCATCAACATCACCTCCTTCGTCGGCCAGGCCGGCAACTTCGGGCAGGCCAACTACGCGGCCAGCAAGGGCGGTATCATTGCGTTTACCAAGACCCTGGCACTGGAAATGGCCAGGTACAATATCACCGTCAATGCCATTGCCCCGGGCTTTACCGAAACCGAAATGCTCGCCCAGGTGCCCGAGAATATCCGCCAACAAATCATTGCCCGCGTGCCGATGGGCCGTTTTGGTCAACCCGAGGAAATCGCCCGCGCGGTGGTGTTCCTGGCAGCGGAAGGGGACTACATCACCGGCCAGCAAATCAACGTTAACGGCGGCGTGTACATGTAGCACCGCCAGCTGGAGAGTGTGACCATGGCTGACAAACCGATTAAGACCAGCCCCCCGCCGGAATTCGAGCCCAACGTCGTGCGCCAGTCGCTGGTACGGGCGGGTGTGCATGGCGGCCATCTGCTGAAGCGTTCTATCCTGCGCCGGTTGAGCCGGGGCAATCCCAACCCGGTCAGCGTCAAAAGCATGGCCAAACCCTTTGTTTCCCTGACCGGCAGGCTCGCAACCCAGCCGGACACCCTGATCCTGGCCCAGATGCGCCTTCTCAAGAACAGCACCCGGTTCTGCTCGGGCCTGCTGGCCAGCAGCTTAAGCAACAAGCCACTGGCCGTGATGGAGCCGGAGCCGGGCGACGGGCGCTTTCGCGACCAGGCCTGGAATGAGGTCATGGCCTTTAATGTCATCAAGCAGGCCTACCTGCTGTCGAATCGCTGGATCATGGACACCCTAGATGATGTCCGCGGCCTGGACGACCACACCAGACGCAAGCTGCGATTTTTCACCGGCCAGATGACCGACGCCCTGGCCCCGAGCAATTTCATCCTGAGCAATCCCGAGGTGCTGCGGGCGACAATCCAGACCCGGGGCAGGAACCTGCTGCGCGGACTGGCCAACCTGTTGCGCGATCTGGATGAGGGCGCCGGCCCCATGCCCTTTCGCATGTCCGACCCGGACGCCTTTACGGTTGGAGACAATCTGGCCAACACGCCGGGTGACATTATTTTCCAGAACGAACTGATGCAGCTCATCCAGTACCGGCCAACCACCGACACCGTGCACCGTCGGCCGCTGCTGGTGATACCGCCGTGGATCAACAAGTACTACATTCTCGATCTGGGTGAGAAAAAGTCGTTCATCCGCTATTGGGTCGAGCAGGGCCACACCGTGTTCGTGGTCTCCTGGGTGAATCCCGGGCCGGAACTGGCGCATAAGAGTTTTGAAGACTACATGCTCGAAGGCCCCATCGCCGCCATGAACGCCATTGAACAAGCCACCGGTGAGCGTGAACTGAATACGGTCGGCTACTGCATTGGCGGCACCCTGCTCGGCTGTACCCTCGCCTGGCTGGCCGCCCGGGGCGACGACCGGGTCAAGAGCGCCACCTTCCTCAACAGCCTGTTGGACTTCTCGGAGGTCGGCGATCTGGAAGTGTTCATTGATGAGGACGCCATTGGCAAGCTCGAAAAAGCCATGAACAAACAG is a window encoding:
- the hypE gene encoding hydrogenase expression/formation protein HypE, which translates into the protein MNDDHEVVKIAHGGGGRAMAQLLDGIFRPAFDNPWLARQHDGAVVDMPGAMAFTTDSYVVRPLFFPGSDIGTMAVHGTVNDLAMCGARPQYLSAGFILEEGLPLATLRRVVDSMAAAALEAGVQIVTGDLKVVERGKADGLYINTAGVGRVVAPQPVAPARVRPGDRILLSGDLGRHGVAVMTAREKLDLESAIESDCASVAPPVLALLEAGVDVHCLRDLTRGGLASALVEVSESAGVAAEIREADIPVREDVSAFCELLGLDPLHVANEGRFIAVVAEPDVARAVDVLRRYPVSEAAVEIGHFVQGAAGLVTASSMIGASRVIDRLSGEQLPRIC
- the hypD gene encoding hydrogenase formation protein HypD; this encodes MKYRDEYRAPDAARGYADAIARITTRPWTLMEVCGGQTHAIVRFGIDQLLPEAISLIHGPGCPVCVTPIAYIDKALEIAALPRVILCTFGDMLRVPGTQSDLSAARARGADVRVVYSPLEALTVARQNPRHEVVFFAVGFETTAPANAMAVYQAQREGLGNFSVLVSQVLVPPAIRALLERPGNRVQGFLAAGHVCTITGYEEYEPIARKHGVPIVVTGFEPLDILEGVYRCVRQLEQGESCVENQYSRAVRRPGNAMAQQVMQAVFQVVPRQWRGMGDIPDSGLGLSPAYRSYDAETRFGAVNGEAEMRGDCLSGAVLRGEIRPDQCPAFGSRCTPERPLGVTMVSEEGACAAYYRYRRPTGGSARE
- a CDS encoding HypC/HybG/HupF family hydrogenase formation chaperone — translated: MCLAVPGRVISIEGDDPLTRQGRVDFGGIVKPVNLAYVPDVREQDYVLVHVGFAITIVDPHEAERVFHYLECLETLEQEADELEPGRPVPQ
- the hypF gene encoding carbamoyltransferase HypF; protein product: MNDRCRAEPSPVRWRVRVYGVVQGVGFRPFVYRLATGLGLTGWVGNTPEGVIIEAEGRPEALQNLVDALKQQAPVHACVEAVCAEPLARPAAFQAFRVRESEERGAATTRLPADLAPCGQCTGELHDPDNRRYRYPFISCTYCGPRYSLIEGLPYDRERTAMRYFQMCPRCLAEYRNPESRRFHAEPNACPECGPRVAFCQGDGCVLAEGEAALSEAVRRLRAGGIIALKGLGGFQLLADARNSHSVQTLRARKGRPRKPLAVMFGSLASLRQMCPVSGPESLLLMGAERPIVLLHARNHDLAANLAPGRADLGVMLPCTPLHDLLLGDLGFPVVATSGNRSGEPIAIDNEEALVRLGDLADGFLVHDRPILRPLDDSVARVVAGRTQLLRRARGYSPNLALPIQVPPGRGATGGHLKTTVAMSTRAGVVLSQHLGDMDSILSRKELDRTTDNLQQLFATIPRHWAHDGHPDYYTTRYAQARGEEQCAVQHHVAHIAAVMAEHGVNEPVLGVAWDGSGVGDDQTLWGGEFLRLDSQGYERVAHLRRFRLPGGEAAMREPRRSAFGLLYALMGAQVMECQALAPVNSFSKAERKLLIQSLKAGLNAPETSSVGRLFDAVAALTGICLQASYEGQAAGELEAALDRTDTASPYRFELSVPEADRPWQVDWAPAVYALLEDLRRGKPVSGIAAGFHQGLVNAIVAVAKQAKLSRVVLAGGCFQNACLLELTITALEGAGFQVFWPCRLPPNDGGLAVGQLAWAAGALWGREGACVWPCRDA
- a CDS encoding hydrogenase/urease maturation nickel metallochaperone HypA; translation: MMHETALVRNLIHRVEKLCADEEAERVVEVAVWLGALCHMSPEHFTDHFRQEAAGTCADQAHLRIETSDDINHPNAQDVLLQSLELETEDGSGP
- a CDS encoding hydrogenase maturation protease, with the protein product MSDVSRPIRVVGIGNRGRGDDALGPLVMDALDDRLPETVDVVEHSGEVAGLVDLMTGAEAVYLVDAAVMGLEPGHLRVFDASAAPLPALGGAFSSHALGLSEAIELARALDVLPPVCRVFAVEAASFEAGDGLSKPVADTIPGVTQAVIDAIEKDTGCRIQESDDA
- a CDS encoding Ni/Fe hydrogenase subunit alpha; this encodes MSRKTIKVDYLARVEGEGALKVTVRDGQVSDAELRIFEPPRFFEAFLRGRDFSEAPDVTARICGICPVAYQMSAVHAMENALGIEVEGPLRALRRLLYCGEWIESHALHIYMLHAPDFLGYAGAVDMARDYPDIVKRGLSLKKAGNAIMTLLGGREIHPINVRVGGFYRTPTRKELEPLADTLKQAREDALATVRWTAGLDMPEAGRDYHLVALHHPDEYAMNVGRIMSNRGLDIAVADYNRHFVESHVQRSTALHSHLREHDCYLVGPLARYSLNFGQLSPLAREAAKEAGLGVTCNNPFQSIVVRSVEVVYACDEALRVIAGYQEPERPFEPAEPRLSEGFGCTEAPRGLLFHRYRLDENGAILEAQIVPPTAQNQPSIEADLQELVGGWLDLPADTLRERCEQTIRNYDPCISCATHFLKLDVRHE
- a CDS encoding oxidoreductase, which encodes MARPDHKPRLGVWKFASCDGCQLSLLDCEDELLQVAGAVDIAYFPEATRGSIRGIYDLSLVEGSITTAHDAERIQSVRRRSRTLVTIGACATAGGIQALRNFADIDDFMAAVYAHPEYIETLSTSTPITDHVAVDFELRGCPISKQQLLEVVSAFLCGRRPVTPAHSVCLDCKLRGNVCVMVAHGTPCLGPMTHSGCNALCPSYNRGCYGCYGPNENPNAPALSERLDQLGMGRAERLRFYRTFNAWAGPFREESERHEP
- a CDS encoding FAD/NAD(P)-binding protein, translating into MISDDLMVPEPVRVLRRQQELETIWTLELEPGPAGNRPCLPGQFNMLYVFGVGEVPISLSGDTGQTETLVHTVRAVGPVSRKLAALKPRDTVGLRGPFGVGWPITEGEGADLLIVAGGLGLAPLRPAIYHVLRHRERYGRVILLYGTRSPGDILYSAQLEAWSKRPDIEVYITVDHADSDWQGMVGVVPALVPTLGFDPEDTLAMVCGPEIMMRFTVNALRGAGVEDGAIYLSMERNMKCALGHCGHCQFGATFVCKDGPVLSFDRVRGLLNLKEF